The genomic interval TTGCGAGACCGACGACGTGGATTCTACCCATTTTGAGGAATTCACGTGGAGCTTCCAGGTGCCGAGCGGAGTCGTGATTGCCAGCGGTAATCACTGTATAAGTATCCGTTTTATTAAAAAGGCGGTAGAGGAACCCGTAATAGAGGTTTGTTGCTTCTGCTGACGGAAGGGAGGTGTCAAAAATATCGCCTGAAACGAGGAGGAGCTCAACGTTATGCTCTTGGATTGTGTTAAGAAGCCAGTCGAGGAATTGCTCGTGTTCATCAAGCCGGGAACGTTCGTGGAGGCGTTGTCCGATGTGCCAATCGGCGGTGTGCAGAATTCTCATGTTTTGTGTACGCTTACTACCTGTTAAAGATTATTCCAAGGATTTAATACGCACTATCATAACAAACCTTGAGTCTTTTTTCAAACAAATTAATCGTTGTCCAAAAAAGCGGCGTGTGCTAAATTAAAACCTACTCTAAACTCGATTGTTCTCATGCTCGTTGTCTACAACGAAATCCAATATTTTTCGGATAAGAACATAGATTTCCCAATGATACCATCGCGGGAAACAAGGAGTTAGTCTCATGAAAGACAACAAACGAACCTTAACCCCAGAACTCGAAGAGATGGAAGTCTACGGCGAAACGCGGGTCGGATGGGACGAGCACACACCCGTCAATGAAACTGTTGATGCTGACGGAAACCCGCCCCCCGGCAATAGAGGATTCGGCGTAGCAGATCCGAACTCGCCCAAGCGTCGGGTCTACGACGATCCAGGGGTCGAAACCCTACGCGAAAAACTGCGCGAACACAACGGTATTCGCGGACTTGAAATCTGCGAACCCCACGAAACCAAGAAGATCGCTCGAATTTTCCATCGTGATGGTTTTGCCGTCGTCAAAGACCTTCTCAATCCTGAGGAACTCGCGCGCTGGAGAGAAGGGTGTGCTGAAGCACTGCGCGATATTCTCTCCATACCGGGACCCGGGAACAGAAAATACACAGCCGAAACCGGACGGCTGCCACACCGCTATAGTTACGGCACCTCTTCCGCTTCAAGGCAGATGCTGCACCACTCTGCTTGGGCAAGCATGATTGACTTGCCGACGACCACGCCAATCGTCGCAGAAATTTTCGGCTCTTCAGATTATCGGGTCTGGGGTTCAGGTGGCGACCTCTGCCTCCCCGGCGCGATAGAGTATCAACACTTGCATTCCGATGGTAGGGACCCACAACACCTTTCCGAAGCGCGTATCAAGCAAGCCGAATTACTCGGTGCTCAACTCCATAGAGATGATAACGGGAACCTTGATGTCCCCTCACAGAAACTGATTATGGAGATGACCCCACCTACTGTCACGATTAACTTCATCATGTGCGATCTAACGTGGGAAAATGGTCCGATCCGTCAGATTCCAGGGACACATACACTGCAGCAGAATCCCCCACCTCCGGGTGACGAACCCGATTGGATGAAACATTCAACGCTCGTCGGTGCAACAGCGGGTTCTGGTGTGTTCCGAGATAATCGGGCATGGCACGGCGCAACCCCGAACCTCTCAAAAGAAATTCGTGCCCTACCAAACGTCGAGTACGCTGCGCCGTGGCGCACACAACACGGTTTCAGTAGGATTATGCCCCACGAAATCTGGGAGACCTTGACACCGTACGCCCAGAAATTGTGTGACTGGATTAAGGCGGATCCAGGTGTTTGGCCCCCCGGTGCCGGTATCATGCACCCGCTATCAAGTAAGCGTGCAGAAGCAGCAAAGGGATAGGACAATCAAGTTAGGAGGAGATAACATAATGTTAAATTGGGGCGTTATGGGCGCAGGCGGTATCGCTTATGTTTTTTGTAATGGAATGCGTTTCACAGACAGCGGACAGATTCTCGCTGTTGCGAGTCGCACCCAATCTCGTATGGACAGACTTGTCAACGATTTCGATATTCCCCGCCAATACAACGATTACGCTGATCTGTTGACGGATGATGATATTGATGCTGTCTACATTGCCACGATTCATCCACTTCACGCGGAGTGGGCGATAAAGTGCGCGGAAGCAGGAAAACATCTTCTCGTCGAGAAACCGGTCAGTATGAATCACGCCGAAGCTGCTGCTATGGTAGATGCAGCACGCGAAAATGACGTATTTTTCATGGAAGCCTTTATGTCCCGGTGCCATCCACAGATAGCAAAAATGGTTGAACTGATACAAGATGGCACCATCGGCGAGGTCCAGGTCATTCGAGCAACTTTCGGCTACCGCTCAGGTTTCAATCCACAAAGTCGCATCTATAACCGTGAAATGGGGGGCGGTGGTATCCTTGACATCGGGTGTTATACCGCCTCAATGGCACGAAAAGTTGCAGGTGCAGCAGCAAACAAACTATTTCTGAATCCTATCTCTGTAAAAGGGAACGGAAAAATCGGTCCCACAGGTGTTGACCAGATCGCAGCAGCGACCCTGAAATTTGAGAACGATATTATCGCTGAGATCATTTGCGCCGTTGAATGCAACTATGGCAGTAACGTCACCATCTACGGTACAGAGGGGACACTAACAATCCCGAACCCGTGGCTGCCGTCATCGCCTTGCCGTGGTGCGCGGGAACCGCTGCCGCTCGATACAACCTTCCCCGCAACGCAGCTGATCGTTCAATCGGCCCAAAGTCGGGAAACGACTGAAGTGACGATACCCGTTGATAGGGATCTATTTACTTATGAAGCCGATACCGTCGCTGCGCACATCCCGGACCGACAGGCACCAGCAATGTCTTGGGACGACACGCTCGGTAACATGCAAGTGCTGGACGCTTGGCTCTCAGAAGTAGGGGTCGTTCATTGACTTCTATGCCAAGGAATCCAAGGAGATAAATGAATGCGGAAAGCCAAGATCGCGTCAGTAGGTTGTGGCTGGGTTGCAAAACGCTGGCACCTTCCCACAATCGCTGAATTGACGAAAAGAGGGGATTTGGATTACGTCGCTGTGTGCGATGCTGATGCGGACATCGCTCGCGAAGCCGGTGAGACGTACGGTCTATCCTATTATACGGATGTTCAGCAGATGTTGAAAAAGCACAGCGACATTGACGTTGTAGACATCAGCACCGGCGACTATACACACCATCCGATCGCGAAGATGGTCGCTGAACACAAGATGCACCCCATCGTTGAAAAACCGATGGCACCGACCCTCGCCTGTTGTGATGTGATAATAGATAGCTGCAGAAAAAACGGTGTGCACTTTGAAGTCGCCGAGAACTATTTTCGGATGCCAGGGGACAGAATCATCATAAAGCTGATTCAGGAAGGTGTGCTTGGCGATATTATGCGAGTTCACTTTATCGAACCCTTCGGACGCAGGGAGTTCGTGCACGGTGTAGGAAAACCGCGCGGCATAGCGTCGCCCATCTCAACATTTACTTCGCATTCCGGTGTTTGCATTGACATGGGCGTTCACCGGATGTCCCAGATTCGATTTTATGCCCAAAGCGAACCGAAAAGAATCACTGGAATTACCAAGCAGTTCGTTCCGGGTCCCGACAGGGTTTACGAAGATTGGGGGCACGCGCTTATTGAATTTGAAAGTGGTGCCGTTGGTGTCTATGAAACCTCTCAAGTCGGGGAAGAAACGATTAAGTACAGACAGATTATGGGAACGAAAGGTGTGATAACAGACGTTGATTTCTGGACTGCCGACTTTCCGCTGCGTGCCCTCGTCAACGGTGAAATGAAAGATATTCCCATCGAAACGGAACGACACAAGGTTGACGGGGTTGATGTCCTTTCCAGAATCGTCGTGCATACAGATCCACAGATCGTTTATGAAAATCCCTTTAGGGCGTACGCAATAGACGATTGGAATGTGGGAACTGCTGAGGAGATTATGACCATTGCGAAGGCGGCACTCACAGGAGAACCACCGGAGTACGGCATCGGTGGGCGGAAAGACGTGGAGATGTGCATCGCGTTATACGAATCCTCACGGACGGGAATGATGCCCATCG from Candidatus Poribacteria bacterium carries:
- a CDS encoding phytanoyl-CoA dioxygenase family protein, with protein sequence MKDNKRTLTPELEEMEVYGETRVGWDEHTPVNETVDADGNPPPGNRGFGVADPNSPKRRVYDDPGVETLREKLREHNGIRGLEICEPHETKKIARIFHRDGFAVVKDLLNPEELARWREGCAEALRDILSIPGPGNRKYTAETGRLPHRYSYGTSSASRQMLHHSAWASMIDLPTTTPIVAEIFGSSDYRVWGSGGDLCLPGAIEYQHLHSDGRDPQHLSEARIKQAELLGAQLHRDDNGNLDVPSQKLIMEMTPPTVTINFIMCDLTWENGPIRQIPGTHTLQQNPPPPGDEPDWMKHSTLVGATAGSGVFRDNRAWHGATPNLSKEIRALPNVEYAAPWRTQHGFSRIMPHEIWETLTPYAQKLCDWIKADPGVWPPGAGIMHPLSSKRAEAAKG
- a CDS encoding Gfo/Idh/MocA family oxidoreductase, producing the protein MLNWGVMGAGGIAYVFCNGMRFTDSGQILAVASRTQSRMDRLVNDFDIPRQYNDYADLLTDDDIDAVYIATIHPLHAEWAIKCAEAGKHLLVEKPVSMNHAEAAAMVDAARENDVFFMEAFMSRCHPQIAKMVELIQDGTIGEVQVIRATFGYRSGFNPQSRIYNREMGGGGILDIGCYTASMARKVAGAAANKLFLNPISVKGNGKIGPTGVDQIAAATLKFENDIIAEIICAVECNYGSNVTIYGTEGTLTIPNPWLPSSPCRGAREPLPLDTTFPATQLIVQSAQSRETTEVTIPVDRDLFTYEADTVAAHIPDRQAPAMSWDDTLGNMQVLDAWLSEVGVVH
- a CDS encoding Gfo/Idh/MocA family oxidoreductase; this translates as MRKAKIASVGCGWVAKRWHLPTIAELTKRGDLDYVAVCDADADIAREAGETYGLSYYTDVQQMLKKHSDIDVVDISTGDYTHHPIAKMVAEHKMHPIVEKPMAPTLACCDVIIDSCRKNGVHFEVAENYFRMPGDRIIIKLIQEGVLGDIMRVHFIEPFGRREFVHGVGKPRGIASPISTFTSHSGVCIDMGVHRMSQIRFYAQSEPKRITGITKQFVPGPDRVYEDWGHALIEFESGAVGVYETSQVGEETIKYRQIMGTKGVITDVDFWTADFPLRALVNGEMKDIPIETERHKVDGVDVLSRIVVHTDPQIVYENPFRAYAIDDWNVGTAEEIMTIAKAALTGEPPEYGIGGRKDVEMCIALYESSRTGMMPIDIPITKTTGYEQMVHDEFRQKFGHAIDE